A genomic segment from Asterias amurensis chromosome 6, ASM3211899v1 encodes:
- the LOC139938720 gene encoding uncharacterized protein, translating into MACLRKILGVTRRDRLRNTRVRVLLHYYKDLPTSIRKTKLKYFGHVNRMGNGRYPKILIEVHIAGNRPRGRPGKRWLEDIKHFCEEADIPSVAATGHLARNRDLWRLLVGKPSPGSTSGERL; encoded by the coding sequence ATGGCCTGCTTGAGGAAAATACTGGGGGTCACCAGAAGGGACAGACTTCGCAACACAAGAGTACGTGTACTGCTTCACTACTATAAAGATCTTCCAACTTCAATTAGGAAAACTAAACTCAAGTATTTCGGGCATGTGAACAGAATGGGCAATGGCCGATACCCCAAAATACTCATAGAGGTCCACATTGCAGGAAACAGACCCAGAGGAAGACCAGGGAAACGATGGCTTGAAGATATCAAGCACTTCTGTGAAGAGGCTGACATACCATCTGTGGCAGCAACAGGACACCTAGCAAGGAACAGAGACCTATGGAGACTCTTAGTTGGGAAGCCATCTCCGGGATCTACCTCGGGAGAACggctatga